From the genome of Spinacia oleracea cultivar Varoflay chromosome 2, BTI_SOV_V1, whole genome shotgun sequence, one region includes:
- the LOC110787967 gene encoding protein SOSEKI 3 isoform X2: protein MEGRMKKYRQVSPERAKVWKERSPKYVQNRKVPVVYYLCRNRQLEHPHFIEVPISSPEGLYLRDVIERLNILRGRGMASMYSWSSKRSYKSGFVWHDLCEDDLILPAHGDEYILKGSEVIEDSNSNSDRFSPVAVYRMHNLKQLPEPPSCRSQEDTSPSMSTDDKEIKHPSEDEISPPSQRSGSSAVSPESRAGSHSPWGTSLSLTEYKVPKSDCATDASTQTEENLRLVKQKETCTRGVSTEDETLDGEHHEDTQTHANSTEQNSEIREKSVSPPTSSSASSSGEKAETLESLIRSDLSKINILKKHEEEDMPCGNKMKASTMLMQLISCGSISVKDHSFGLIPIYRPRFSGSKFPSSLYSTSVMLGELDCLSDNSRLMGLRLEDKEYFSGSLVETKLPKEQVDGRTLKRSSSYNADRSSKKLDAVDNNGEATSTKTKCIPRSIKPSISKPKTESLRSPISDKPRVSSESRIISHDTSNGSSKRISEPSSGKNPSTRVNSFREEKIFKIEESCLQELGL, encoded by the exons ATGGAAGGAAGGATGAAGAAGTATAGGCAAGTGAGTCCGGAAAGAGCGAAAGTATGGAAGGAGAGATCTCCGAAGTATGTACAGAACCGTAAAGTGCCGGTTGTTTACTATCTGTGTCGAAATCGGCAGCTTGAGCATCCTCATTTCATTGAGGTTCCTATCTCCTCTCCCGAGGGTCTCTATTTGAGAG ATGTGATTGAGAGGCTTAACATTTTGAGAGGGAGGGGCATGGCTTCAATGTACTCATGGTCTTCTAAAAG AAGCTACAAGAGCGGGTTTGTGTGGCATGATCTCTGTGAAGATGATCTCATACTTCCGGCTCACGGAGATGAGTATATTCTCAAGGGTTCTGAGGTTATTGAAgattcaaattcaaactcag ATCGTTTTAGCCCGGTAGCTGTTTACAGGATGCACAACTTAAAACAATTGCCAGAACCGCCTAGTTGTAGAAGCCAAGAGGATACATCCCCTTCAATGAGCACAGATGACAAAGAAATAAAGCATCCTAGTGAAGATGAGATATCCCCTCCATCTCAACGTTCAGGTTCCTCGGCTGTTTCCCCTGAGTCCAGAGCAGGAAGCCACTCTCCATGGGGTACTTCCTTAAGTTTGACGGAATACAAGGTACCCAAGAGTGATTGTGCTACTGATGCTTCAACTCAAACCGAGGAAAATCTGAGACTAGTTAAACAGAAAGAAACCTGTACTCGAGGTGTATCTACAGAGGATgagactttagatggtgaaCACCACGAGGACACCCAGACTCATGCTAATAGTACAGAACAGAATTCAGAGATACGTGAAAAATCTGTTTCTCCACCAACTTCCTCAAGTGCATCTTCATCTGGTGAGAAGGCTGAAACGTTGGAATCTTTAATTAGGTCTGATTTGAGTAAAATTAATATCTTAAAAAAACATGAAGAGGAAGACATGCCATGTGGCAACAAAATGAAAGCATCTACCATGTTGATGCAGCTGATTTCTTGTGGGTCAATATCAGTGAAAGATCATAGTTTTGGGCTGATACCTATATACCGACCAAGATTTTCTGGTTCAAAATTTCCCTCTTCTCTATACTCCACTTCGGTGATGCTAGGTGAGCTTGATTGCTTGTCAGACAACTCAAGATTAATGGGTCTCAGATTGGAAGATAAGGAGTACTTCAGTGGAAGCTTGGTCGAGACTAAATTGCCAAAGGAACAAGTGGATGGGCGTACTCTCAAACGATCTTCTTCATATAACGCTGACAG ATCTTCTAAGAAACTGGATGCAGTTGATAATAATGGAGAGGCAACCTCCACAAAGACTAAATGCATTCCAAGGTCCATCAAACCCTCTATAAGCAAGCCAAAAACTGAATCATTGAGATCGCCCATTTCAGATAAACCTAGGGTGTCCAGTGAATCACGTATTATATCTCATGATACGTCAAATGGTAGCAGTAAAAGGATATCAGAGCCTTCCTCTGGGAAGAATCCGTCGACAAGAGTAAATTCCTTCAGAGAAGAGAAGATCTTTAAAATCGAAGAAA GCTGTCTTCAGGAGCTCGGGTTATAA
- the LOC110787967 gene encoding protein SOSEKI 3 isoform X1 codes for MEGRMKKYRQVSPERAKVWKERSPKYVQNRKVPVVYYLCRNRQLEHPHFIEVPISSPEGLYLRDVIERLNILRGRGMASMYSWSSKRSYKSGFVWHDLCEDDLILPAHGDEYILKGSEVIEDSNSNSDRFSPVAVYRMHNLKQLPEPPSCRSQEDTSPSMSTDDKEIKHPSEDEISPPSQRSGSSAVSPESRAGSHSPWGTSLSLTEYKVPKSDCATDASTQTEENLRLVKQKETCTRGVSTEDETLDGEHHEDTQTHANSTEQNSEIREKSVSPPTSSSASSSGEKAETLESLIRSDLSKINILKKHEEEDMPCGNKMKASTMLMQLISCGSISVKDHSFGLIPIYRPRFSGSKFPSSLYSTSVMLGELDCLSDNSRLMGLRLEDKEYFSGSLVETKLPKEQVDGRTLKRSSSYNADRSSKKLDAVDNNGEATSTKTKCIPRSIKPSISKPKTESLRSPISDKPRVSSESRIISHDTSNGSSKRISEPSSGKNPSTRVNSFREEKIFKIEERLSSGARVIIQSKES; via the exons ATGGAAGGAAGGATGAAGAAGTATAGGCAAGTGAGTCCGGAAAGAGCGAAAGTATGGAAGGAGAGATCTCCGAAGTATGTACAGAACCGTAAAGTGCCGGTTGTTTACTATCTGTGTCGAAATCGGCAGCTTGAGCATCCTCATTTCATTGAGGTTCCTATCTCCTCTCCCGAGGGTCTCTATTTGAGAG ATGTGATTGAGAGGCTTAACATTTTGAGAGGGAGGGGCATGGCTTCAATGTACTCATGGTCTTCTAAAAG AAGCTACAAGAGCGGGTTTGTGTGGCATGATCTCTGTGAAGATGATCTCATACTTCCGGCTCACGGAGATGAGTATATTCTCAAGGGTTCTGAGGTTATTGAAgattcaaattcaaactcag ATCGTTTTAGCCCGGTAGCTGTTTACAGGATGCACAACTTAAAACAATTGCCAGAACCGCCTAGTTGTAGAAGCCAAGAGGATACATCCCCTTCAATGAGCACAGATGACAAAGAAATAAAGCATCCTAGTGAAGATGAGATATCCCCTCCATCTCAACGTTCAGGTTCCTCGGCTGTTTCCCCTGAGTCCAGAGCAGGAAGCCACTCTCCATGGGGTACTTCCTTAAGTTTGACGGAATACAAGGTACCCAAGAGTGATTGTGCTACTGATGCTTCAACTCAAACCGAGGAAAATCTGAGACTAGTTAAACAGAAAGAAACCTGTACTCGAGGTGTATCTACAGAGGATgagactttagatggtgaaCACCACGAGGACACCCAGACTCATGCTAATAGTACAGAACAGAATTCAGAGATACGTGAAAAATCTGTTTCTCCACCAACTTCCTCAAGTGCATCTTCATCTGGTGAGAAGGCTGAAACGTTGGAATCTTTAATTAGGTCTGATTTGAGTAAAATTAATATCTTAAAAAAACATGAAGAGGAAGACATGCCATGTGGCAACAAAATGAAAGCATCTACCATGTTGATGCAGCTGATTTCTTGTGGGTCAATATCAGTGAAAGATCATAGTTTTGGGCTGATACCTATATACCGACCAAGATTTTCTGGTTCAAAATTTCCCTCTTCTCTATACTCCACTTCGGTGATGCTAGGTGAGCTTGATTGCTTGTCAGACAACTCAAGATTAATGGGTCTCAGATTGGAAGATAAGGAGTACTTCAGTGGAAGCTTGGTCGAGACTAAATTGCCAAAGGAACAAGTGGATGGGCGTACTCTCAAACGATCTTCTTCATATAACGCTGACAG ATCTTCTAAGAAACTGGATGCAGTTGATAATAATGGAGAGGCAACCTCCACAAAGACTAAATGCATTCCAAGGTCCATCAAACCCTCTATAAGCAAGCCAAAAACTGAATCATTGAGATCGCCCATTTCAGATAAACCTAGGGTGTCCAGTGAATCACGTATTATATCTCATGATACGTCAAATGGTAGCAGTAAAAGGATATCAGAGCCTTCCTCTGGGAAGAATCCGTCGACAAGAGTAAATTCCTTCAGAGAAGAGAAGATCTTTAAAATCGAAGAA AGGCTGTCTTCAGGAGCTCGGGTTATAATCCAATCCAAAGAGAGCTAA